A stretch of the Geovibrio thiophilus genome encodes the following:
- the ablB gene encoding putative beta-lysine N-acetyltransferase yields MTDKIINLDGAAVHHGKFSDRLYILSFPATCGEETAAKAEELAERNGYSKIIAKVPAEKADIFIQRGYITEAELPLRNAPYEKAVFLSKFIDPARREERDRKLQSEILLKALSYKPDETEPPMTNLCERMAPADADEMAGVYKQVFESYPFPIHDADYIRQTMKESAAYFGIREDCRITALASAEMNPHINAAEMTDFATLPEARGRGYANALLAKMEQEVPKLGISTFFTIARSLSFGMNITFAKRNYSFGGRLINNTNICGGTETMNIWHKFAGC; encoded by the coding sequence ATGACGGATAAAATCATAAATCTGGACGGAGCGGCTGTCCACCATGGAAAATTCAGCGACAGGCTTTACATACTCTCCTTTCCCGCTACCTGCGGAGAGGAGACTGCCGCAAAGGCGGAGGAGCTGGCGGAGAGAAACGGCTACTCCAAAATAATAGCAAAGGTTCCGGCTGAAAAGGCGGATATTTTCATACAGAGAGGCTACATCACCGAGGCGGAGCTTCCCCTCAGGAACGCTCCTTACGAAAAGGCGGTTTTCCTCTCCAAGTTCATTGATCCCGCGCGCAGAGAGGAGAGGGACAGAAAGCTTCAGTCTGAAATACTCCTCAAAGCCCTCAGCTACAAACCGGATGAGACCGAACCGCCAATGACGAACCTCTGCGAACGGATGGCGCCCGCCGATGCGGACGAAATGGCAGGTGTTTACAAACAGGTTTTTGAGTCTTACCCTTTTCCCATACACGACGCGGACTATATAAGACAGACGATGAAGGAATCCGCGGCATATTTCGGCATAAGGGAGGACTGCAGAATAACCGCTCTGGCAAGCGCGGAAATGAATCCGCACATCAATGCCGCGGAAATGACCGATTTCGCCACCCTGCCCGAAGCCAGAGGCAGAGGATACGCGAACGCTCTTCTGGCAAAAATGGAACAGGAAGTGCCCAAACTCGGCATAAGCACATTTTTTACAATCGCCCGCTCCCTCTCCTTCGGAATGAACATCACCTTCGCAAAACGGAACTACAGCTTCGGCGGCAGGCTTATCAACAACACAAACATCTGCGGCGGAACGGAAACTATGAACATCTGGCATAAATTCGCAGGGTGCTGA
- a CDS encoding PAS domain-containing sensor histidine kinase codes for MESDNVFLSENVLFELLDHSFEKASAPLIWQSEDGGILRVNDAAAAYFGYTREEMVGMNAAGLSPDLDADALRTEWSEILRSGSISLCARHICAGGEIKHAEIVKTLVTAGNSEISLVTVENVSPLKQKTDEIQFLYEIMDMSNDAIFVIRPSDGRVMYANEKACVSLGYSPEELKGIPLDYFRMSSKDWGEFAPYLSRLSEANGNMLYCAHKRKDGSVFPVETSLKSFIRDNEKYNIAVVRDISERLRFFKEMEEKNTTLEKLNDRLTAEVVERTMELHFTEEKYETYVKNAPDPIFFTDEKGRHKDVNEALCLITGYTREELLSTGIFGLVAEDSLRDAESAFKEMRKTGKASVSLKLAKKNGEKFYIYLNIAEVEGGVYMGICKDVTRSVLLEEALKKLNEELSERVREEVALRQKQEGFLFEQKKLEDMGLLINAIAHQWRQPINALILYIQDIMDTYESGELSGEYIHTFETVCKDLVIHMSKTIDDFRTFFAPDKTRTCFDVAAEMVRLMKLLRVQLHDRKISYRIYCICADKTHDCTEDAVMDDCPGGRALVCGYLDEFKQALMNIVYNAVDAIEENFAKGIVQKGFIRIEIENTPGHVVLRIKDNGTGISPEKLSKVFDPYYTTKEEGKGTGIGLYMAKMVIEKHNGGRISAGNADGGAFFEILIPKSSG; via the coding sequence TTGGAATCTGATAATGTGTTTTTAAGTGAAAATGTTCTTTTTGAGCTGCTTGACCATTCCTTTGAAAAAGCATCCGCGCCCCTTATCTGGCAGTCTGAAGACGGCGGTATTCTGCGGGTTAATGATGCCGCCGCCGCTTATTTCGGCTACACAAGGGAGGAGATGGTCGGGATGAACGCTGCCGGGCTGAGTCCTGATCTGGACGCTGATGCCCTGAGGACGGAATGGAGCGAAATACTCCGCAGCGGGAGTATCTCCCTGTGCGCACGTCACATATGCGCAGGCGGGGAAATCAAACACGCTGAAATAGTCAAAACCCTTGTGACGGCTGGAAACAGTGAGATCTCCCTTGTGACAGTGGAGAATGTCAGCCCGCTTAAGCAGAAAACCGATGAGATCCAGTTCCTTTACGAAATAATGGACATGTCAAACGATGCGATCTTCGTGATAAGACCGTCGGACGGCAGGGTTATGTACGCCAATGAGAAGGCGTGTGTGAGTCTTGGTTATTCTCCGGAGGAGCTGAAAGGCATTCCTCTGGACTATTTCCGTATGTCATCAAAGGACTGGGGAGAGTTCGCACCTTATCTCAGCAGGCTTTCCGAAGCGAACGGCAACATGCTTTACTGTGCCCATAAACGGAAGGACGGTTCGGTTTTTCCTGTGGAAACAAGCCTTAAATCATTCATACGCGATAACGAGAAATATAATATAGCCGTAGTCAGGGATATAAGTGAGAGGCTCCGCTTCTTCAAAGAGATGGAGGAAAAAAACACGACACTTGAAAAGCTTAATGACAGGCTCACCGCGGAAGTCGTGGAGAGAACCATGGAGCTCCACTTCACCGAGGAAAAATACGAGACATATGTCAAAAACGCCCCCGACCCGATTTTTTTTACCGATGAAAAGGGGAGACACAAGGACGTTAACGAGGCATTGTGCCTTATCACCGGCTACACAAGGGAGGAGCTGCTCTCCACAGGGATCTTCGGGCTTGTGGCTGAGGACAGTCTGCGTGACGCTGAAAGCGCGTTCAAAGAGATGCGGAAAACAGGCAAGGCTTCCGTGTCGCTCAAACTTGCCAAGAAAAACGGCGAGAAGTTTTACATCTACCTGAATATTGCCGAAGTGGAAGGCGGGGTTTATATGGGCATCTGCAAGGATGTCACCCGCAGTGTTCTCCTTGAGGAGGCGCTCAAGAAGCTTAACGAGGAGCTGTCCGAGCGTGTGCGTGAGGAAGTGGCGCTCAGGCAGAAGCAGGAGGGCTTTCTTTTCGAGCAGAAGAAGCTTGAGGATATGGGGCTTCTCATAAACGCCATAGCTCACCAGTGGCGTCAGCCGATAAACGCGCTGATACTTTATATTCAGGATATTATGGACACCTACGAATCCGGCGAGCTGTCGGGGGAGTATATACACACCTTTGAAACTGTGTGCAAGGATCTGGTGATCCACATGTCCAAAACAATTGATGATTTCCGTACATTTTTCGCTCCGGACAAAACCAGAACCTGTTTTGACGTGGCGGCGGAAATGGTCAGGCTTATGAAGCTTCTCCGTGTTCAGCTCCATGACAGGAAGATAAGCTACCGCATTTACTGCATATGCGCTGACAAGACGCACGACTGCACGGAGGATGCTGTGATGGATGACTGTCCGGGCGGAAGGGCGCTGGTCTGCGGTTATCTGGATGAGTTCAAGCAGGCGCTGATGAACATTGTCTACAACGCAGTGGACGCCATAGAGGAGAACTTCGCCAAGGGCATTGTGCAGAAGGGATTCATCAGGATCGAAATTGAGAATACGCCCGGTCATGTTGTTCTGCGCATAAAAGACAACGGAACGGGAATCAGCCCCGAGAAGCTTTCAAAGGTTTTCGACCCCTACTACACCACAAAGGAGGAGGGCAAGGGAACGGGCATAGGGCTTTATATGGCTAAGATGGTCATAGAGAAGCACAACGGTGGCAGGATAAGCGCCGGCAACGCTGACGGAGGCGCTTTTTTTGAGATACTCATTCCCAAATCATCCGGATAG
- a CDS encoding 23S rRNA (pseudouridine(1915)-N(3))-methyltransferase RlmH — protein MKLKIVMSSRIRDKAVDELTAEYVKRMGAYAECSVVEAFSPNKAKQLPLLLKAGEGMLVGMDPKGKRFTSEKFAAWLEKKLEEYGGVTFFIGEADGLHEELKARLDDTVSLSDMTMAHRISLVVLAEQLYRALTIIKGHPYHK, from the coding sequence ATGAAACTGAAGATCGTGATGTCCTCACGGATACGTGACAAAGCTGTGGACGAACTCACAGCGGAATATGTGAAAAGGATGGGCGCCTACGCCGAGTGCTCCGTGGTTGAGGCTTTTTCTCCGAACAAGGCAAAACAGCTCCCCCTGCTTCTGAAGGCGGGCGAGGGTATGCTGGTGGGCATGGACCCTAAGGGCAAAAGATTCACCAGCGAAAAATTTGCGGCTTGGCTGGAAAAAAAGCTTGAAGAATACGGCGGAGTTACTTTTTTTATCGGCGAGGCAGACGGACTGCACGAAGAGCTTAAGGCCCGTTTAGACGATACAGTCTCTCTCTCGGATATGACAATGGCGCACAGAATAAGCCTTGTTGTTCTCGCAGAGCAGCTTTACAGGGCATTAACAATAATTAAGGGTCATCCCTACCATAAATAG
- a CDS encoding response regulator, which produces MKNKTVLYAEDDAMVSKIMSMILVREFRKVYTVKNGREALAVFREHKPDIVITDLAMPEMSGFELVDRIKEERPETKIVVTTAYREEADRLDGVIKLFKPIDRDEFFKCLRELGN; this is translated from the coding sequence ATGAAGAATAAAACAGTTCTTTACGCTGAAGATGACGCAATGGTCAGCAAAATTATGTCCATGATACTCGTGAGAGAGTTCAGAAAAGTTTACACTGTTAAGAACGGGCGGGAAGCTCTGGCTGTTTTTCGGGAGCATAAGCCCGATATAGTCATAACCGATCTCGCCATGCCGGAGATGAGCGGATTCGAGCTGGTGGACAGGATAAAGGAGGAGAGACCGGAAACAAAAATAGTTGTGACGACCGCCTACAGAGAGGAAGCCGACAGGCTGGACGGGGTCATAAAGCTTTTCAAGCCCATTGACAGAGACGAGTTCTTCAAATGTCTCAGGGAGCTGGGCAATTAA
- a CDS encoding PAS domain S-box protein, whose protein sequence is MILLNSTENEQRSGESAPDYAHIFRHANACMLTFEPETTRITDANEAACRLYGYSIEELTSKRILDLTISKPEKTLGLIGRVLEKRIDTVTTCHRDSSGGLHHLEFHSSVFTADGRSYVFNIFHDITEKTLSEIDNRLHAELMNSFLMNDESDIFRSILGVIRKEISSLHGFAGYIDIDGTLVCPSLVFPEKGKTSASFPREKWSGAWGEALNKRKTVVENDCVNIPQGHTPFNNCIAVPVVHKNLLLGEIVLAEKEGGFNELDVKILNKAVMLLAPALKGWLDAKFFHKELMERQRALEYSENKYRTYVNNAPISIFISDHNGLIVEVNKEACRITGYSEKELLSMMVVDLWPPDSVENARKAEEVLFEEGIVSETLKFMRKNKETFFMRISVVKIAENRYIGFCQDATSTVTLENELKKMNESLKEQVKTEVEARHRQEQIIQEQKKLADMGQMINAIAHQWRQPINALGLYVQDAHECWKRGLIDGEYMNTFSDTSMGIIRHISSTIDDFRLFFAPDKKKIHYDAVKEVTELAGLIEVQFAAKHIDIKINGALPQSGHGTSDGKALVYGYAGEFKQAVINIIYNAADAIESAAQNNKRNIRGEINVDIRSTERSVTVSVSDNGTGIPEEYLLKIFEPYFTTKEEGKGTGIGLYMTKLLIEQHMDGRLTASNTGNGACFTINLPRGGALDEE, encoded by the coding sequence ATGATATTGCTTAATTCCACAGAGAACGAACAGAGGAGCGGTGAATCCGCTCCGGATTACGCTCACATCTTCAGGCACGCCAACGCCTGCATGCTCACCTTTGAGCCGGAAACAACCAGAATAACCGATGCCAACGAAGCCGCGTGCAGGCTTTACGGATACAGCATTGAGGAGCTTACCTCCAAACGCATACTTGATCTGACCATCTCCAAGCCGGAGAAGACACTAGGGCTGATCGGACGTGTGCTGGAGAAAAGGATTGATACGGTGACAACCTGTCACAGAGACTCATCCGGCGGGCTGCACCATCTTGAGTTTCACTCCTCTGTATTCACTGCGGACGGCAGATCCTATGTTTTCAACATATTCCATGATATTACCGAGAAAACATTATCCGAAATTGACAACCGTCTCCACGCGGAGCTGATGAACTCATTCCTCATGAATGATGAAAGCGATATATTCCGCAGCATTCTGGGTGTTATCAGGAAAGAGATAAGCTCCCTTCACGGTTTTGCGGGATATATTGATATTGACGGCACACTGGTGTGCCCTTCGCTGGTTTTTCCAGAAAAAGGAAAAACTTCCGCCTCCTTTCCCAGAGAAAAATGGAGCGGCGCATGGGGTGAGGCGCTGAATAAGAGAAAAACCGTTGTCGAAAACGACTGCGTTAATATCCCCCAAGGGCACACTCCCTTCAACAACTGCATAGCAGTGCCCGTTGTTCACAAGAATCTGCTTCTCGGCGAAATTGTTCTGGCGGAAAAAGAGGGCGGATTCAACGAACTGGATGTCAAAATACTCAATAAAGCGGTCATGCTCCTTGCTCCCGCCCTTAAAGGCTGGCTGGACGCGAAATTTTTCCATAAGGAACTGATGGAGAGGCAGAGAGCGCTGGAATACAGCGAAAACAAATACCGCACCTATGTAAACAACGCTCCCATAAGCATATTCATATCCGACCACAATGGGCTCATAGTGGAAGTGAACAAAGAGGCATGCCGCATAACGGGCTACAGTGAAAAGGAGCTCCTTTCCATGATGGTTGTTGACCTCTGGCCGCCCGATTCCGTGGAAAACGCCCGTAAAGCGGAAGAGGTTCTTTTTGAGGAGGGAATTGTCTCCGAAACGCTGAAATTTATGCGGAAAAACAAGGAAACATTCTTCATGAGAATTTCCGTGGTTAAAATAGCCGAAAACAGATACATTGGTTTCTGTCAGGACGCCACATCAACTGTTACTCTTGAGAACGAGCTGAAAAAAATGAACGAGAGCCTCAAGGAGCAGGTCAAAACGGAAGTCGAGGCACGGCACAGGCAGGAACAGATAATACAGGAACAGAAAAAACTCGCCGACATGGGGCAGATGATAAATGCCATAGCCCACCAGTGGCGCCAGCCCATAAACGCTCTCGGGCTTTATGTGCAGGACGCTCACGAATGCTGGAAACGGGGACTCATTGACGGGGAGTATATGAATACCTTCTCCGACACAAGCATGGGGATAATCAGGCACATATCCTCCACCATAGATGACTTCAGGCTGTTTTTCGCTCCGGATAAGAAAAAGATCCATTACGATGCGGTAAAGGAAGTGACCGAGCTTGCGGGACTCATTGAAGTCCAGTTCGCCGCCAAACACATTGATATAAAAATCAACGGCGCCCTTCCGCAGAGCGGACACGGGACATCTGACGGCAAAGCGCTTGTATACGGCTACGCCGGCGAATTCAAGCAGGCGGTGATCAACATTATTTACAACGCCGCAGACGCAATAGAATCCGCTGCGCAGAATAATAAACGGAACATCCGCGGAGAAATAAACGTCGATATACGCAGCACAGAGAGATCCGTCACGGTTTCCGTCTCCGACAACGGCACAGGCATACCGGAGGAGTATCTCCTCAAAATATTCGAGCCTTACTTCACCACAAAGGAAGAGGGCAAGGGAACGGGCATAGGGCTTTATATGACGAAACTGCTGATAGAACAGCATATGGACGGCAGACTGACGGCTTCAAACACCGGAAACGGAGCCTGCTTTACCATAAACCTGCCCAGAGGGGGAGCCCTTGATGAAGAATAA
- a CDS encoding TraR/DksA family transcriptional regulator: MMDAERLSYHRQKLLDMKKELIEKLNEKYNEAIKLGTEGVQDSADEAYNIYNKNLMLGKVETDALKLRLVEQALQRIANGTYGVCIECEEEIEQRRLEYVPFARYCTDCKSELEKKGLIKM, encoded by the coding sequence ATGATGGATGCTGAAAGGTTGAGCTACCATAGACAGAAACTTCTCGATATGAAGAAAGAGCTTATCGAGAAGCTGAACGAGAAGTATAACGAAGCGATCAAGCTCGGTACTGAAGGGGTTCAGGATTCCGCTGACGAGGCTTACAACATCTACAACAAAAACCTCATGCTCGGTAAGGTTGAAACCGACGCGCTTAAGCTCAGGCTTGTTGAGCAGGCTCTCCAGCGTATCGCGAACGGAACCTACGGAGTGTGCATCGAATGCGAGGAGGAAATAGAGCAGAGAAGGCTCGAATATGTTCCCTTCGCCAGATACTGCACCGACTGCAAATCCGAACTGGAAAAAAAAGGTCTCATAAAAATGTAG
- a CDS encoding YifB family Mg chelatase-like AAA ATPase — translation MMFCRIFSAHVAGIEGVLIEVEVDTANVGLPSFSMVGLAEASVRESRDRVRSALKNMGFSIFNKPITINFAPADFRKEGTGFDLPVAVGLLKSAGHIEADTDKTLFIGELSLDGRLRPVSGVLSVTYAAREKGFDTVILPKENVAEASLVSGIRIGAAESLSEVLAWLGGNGGVSFAENTGAAQRKFSEQMHDFRDVKGQFTARRAAEVAAAGMHNILMIGPPGSGKTMIARRLPGILPHLDMEEAIETLKIHSVAGLVKNVSDISFERPFVSPHHTSSSVSIVGGTSRAKPGQVSIAHNGILFMDEFLEFNRSVLETLRQPMEDKEVTVARADRTVKYPASFMLVAACNPCPCGYYGDSKRECSCAPSQVQKYRARLSGPLLDRIDIHMEVKAVDLKELAGLDDGESSESMRERVINAHNAQKARFRDEKIMLNSQMGEKQIKKHCKLDDRSMKLLENACDRFGYSARAYSKILKVARTLADMENSSDIQSKHVLEALHYRLLDRES, via the coding sequence ATGATGTTTTGCAGGATTTTTTCCGCCCATGTGGCGGGGATTGAGGGTGTTCTCATCGAGGTTGAGGTGGACACGGCAAATGTCGGTCTGCCGTCTTTCAGCATGGTGGGGCTGGCTGAGGCGTCCGTCCGTGAAAGCCGTGACAGGGTGCGCTCTGCCCTCAAAAACATGGGTTTTTCCATATTCAACAAGCCCATAACGATCAACTTCGCCCCCGCCGATTTCCGCAAGGAGGGCACAGGGTTTGACCTTCCGGTGGCAGTGGGGCTTCTGAAATCCGCAGGACACATAGAGGCGGATACGGATAAGACTCTTTTCATAGGCGAGCTCTCGCTGGACGGCAGGCTTCGCCCTGTGAGCGGGGTTTTGTCAGTAACTTACGCCGCCCGTGAAAAAGGCTTCGACACCGTAATCCTGCCGAAGGAGAATGTCGCTGAGGCTTCCCTCGTCAGCGGAATCAGGATAGGCGCCGCCGAGAGCCTTTCGGAGGTGCTTGCGTGGCTCGGAGGAAACGGAGGGGTGAGCTTCGCCGAAAATACCGGAGCCGCACAGCGCAAATTCAGCGAGCAGATGCACGATTTCAGGGATGTGAAGGGGCAGTTTACCGCCCGCCGGGCTGCGGAGGTCGCGGCGGCGGGGATGCACAATATTCTCATGATAGGACCTCCGGGGAGCGGAAAGACCATGATAGCCCGCAGACTCCCGGGGATTCTGCCTCATCTTGATATGGAAGAGGCTATAGAGACGCTTAAGATTCACTCCGTGGCGGGACTGGTCAAAAATGTCTCCGACATAAGCTTTGAGCGCCCGTTTGTCTCCCCCCATCATACAAGCAGTTCTGTTTCCATAGTGGGCGGAACCTCCCGCGCCAAGCCCGGGCAGGTGAGCATCGCCCACAACGGCATACTGTTTATGGACGAGTTTCTGGAGTTTAACCGCAGCGTGCTTGAAACCCTCCGCCAGCCGATGGAGGATAAGGAGGTTACTGTCGCCAGAGCGGACAGGACTGTGAAATATCCCGCCTCCTTCATGCTTGTCGCCGCCTGCAATCCATGCCCCTGCGGATATTACGGAGATTCCAAGCGAGAATGCTCCTGCGCCCCGTCTCAGGTGCAGAAATACCGTGCCCGTCTCTCCGGTCCCCTGCTGGACAGGATAGACATACACATGGAAGTTAAGGCTGTTGACCTGAAAGAGCTGGCAGGGCTTGACGACGGAGAGAGCTCCGAAAGCATGAGGGAAAGGGTGATTAATGCCCATAATGCGCAGAAAGCCCGCTTCAGGGATGAGAAGATAATGCTCAACTCCCAGATGGGCGAGAAGCAGATTAAAAAACACTGCAAGCTGGACGACAGGAGCATGAAGCTTCTGGAAAATGCCTGCGACAGGTTCGGGTATTCTGCCAGAGCATATTCCAAAATACTCAAAGTCGCCAGAACGCTTGCCGATATGGAGAATAGTTCTGATATTCAGTCTAAACACGTACTTGAGGCGCTGCACTACAGGCTTCTGGACAGAGAGAGCTGA
- a CDS encoding SulP family inorganic anion transporter: MRKRDYTKRLAGDLYGGITAGVIALPLALAFGVASGAGAQAGLYGAIILGLTAALLGGTPVQISGPTGPMTVVTASAVALYHGDMTFVVTIIFLGGVFQMLLGFCRVGGLIRYIPYPVISGFMTGIGIIIILLQIHPLTGAESVRSPLIAVAEADRIFTDFHIPDLALGLITLAIVFLTPKKITRVFPSPLIALIGVTAFAGIMGFNTAVIGDIPSGLPSFHMPAFSISQLTFIVTTALSLAVLGSIDSLLTSLVSDSLTRSKHKPDKELFGQGLGNMLSALAGGIPGAGATMRTVINVKSGGTTRLSGVIHALLLLGFVLGFGEQAEKVPLAVLAGILIKVGFDIVDYRFLKIIKKAPRHDIAVMSIVLVLTVFVDLIVAVGVGLVAASVLLTYRIAKQTQTQVDDIDLDIDDTAPCGASPNGRHLIRVVDVNGPFFFGSATQVVGKVGMILDNEVVIFNCSKVPFIDYSGFFALTEMLVNIKESGIIAMIVANDALKERLTDLEISGYLPQQHIFPTLAEAFRHARKHICEDGKKKAAQQ; the protein is encoded by the coding sequence ATGAGGAAGAGAGACTATACAAAAAGACTGGCGGGGGATCTGTACGGAGGAATAACCGCAGGGGTTATAGCCCTCCCCCTTGCGCTGGCTTTCGGCGTGGCAAGCGGAGCAGGCGCGCAGGCGGGGCTTTACGGCGCTATAATTCTGGGGCTCACAGCGGCTCTCCTCGGCGGAACTCCCGTTCAGATCTCAGGTCCCACAGGACCCATGACAGTGGTCACCGCCTCCGCAGTCGCCCTCTATCACGGGGATATGACCTTTGTGGTCACCATCATATTCCTCGGCGGCGTTTTCCAGATGCTTCTCGGCTTCTGTCGTGTCGGAGGACTGATACGCTACATCCCCTATCCGGTGATCTCCGGTTTCATGACGGGAATAGGCATCATAATAATCCTTCTCCAGATCCATCCGCTCACAGGGGCGGAGAGTGTCCGTTCGCCGCTCATCGCCGTAGCCGAAGCGGACAGGATTTTTACTGACTTTCATATTCCTGATCTCGCTCTTGGGCTTATCACCTTAGCAATAGTTTTTCTCACGCCTAAAAAGATCACACGGGTTTTCCCTTCACCGCTCATTGCCCTCATAGGAGTAACCGCTTTTGCAGGCATCATGGGATTTAATACTGCGGTAATAGGCGATATTCCGTCCGGTCTGCCTTCGTTTCATATGCCTGCATTCTCCATATCGCAGCTTACTTTTATAGTAACCACGGCGCTGAGCCTCGCCGTTCTCGGTTCCATAGACAGCCTGCTCACCTCTCTTGTGTCCGATTCACTGACCCGCTCAAAGCACAAGCCGGACAAGGAGCTCTTCGGACAGGGGCTGGGAAACATGCTTTCCGCTCTGGCAGGGGGAATACCCGGGGCAGGGGCGACGATGCGCACTGTGATAAATGTCAAATCAGGCGGAACGACAAGACTATCCGGCGTTATCCACGCCCTGCTGCTTCTGGGGTTTGTTCTCGGCTTCGGCGAGCAGGCGGAGAAGGTTCCTCTCGCGGTTCTGGCGGGAATACTTATCAAGGTTGGGTTCGATATTGTCGATTACCGCTTCCTGAAAATAATCAAGAAGGCGCCGAGACACGACATAGCCGTGATGTCTATAGTGCTTGTTCTCACTGTATTCGTGGATCTCATTGTGGCTGTCGGCGTGGGGCTGGTGGCGGCTTCCGTTCTTCTCACCTACCGCATTGCCAAACAGACACAGACTCAGGTGGACGACATAGATCTGGACATAGACGATACCGCCCCCTGCGGCGCGTCCCCGAACGGCAGACACCTGATAAGGGTTGTGGATGTAAACGGTCCGTTTTTCTTCGGCTCCGCCACTCAGGTAGTGGGCAAAGTGGGAATGATACTGGATAATGAGGTGGTTATCTTCAACTGCTCAAAGGTTCCGTTCATCGACTATTCGGGATTTTTCGCCCTCACGGAAATGCTTGTGAACATAAAGGAAAGCGGAATAATAGCCATGATAGTGGCTAATGACGCGCTGAAAGAAAGGCTCACGGATCTTGAGATAAGCGGATACCTGCCTCAACAGCATATTTTCCCCACACTGGCGGAGGCATTCAGACATGCAAGAAAACATATATGTGAAGATGGAAAGAAGAAAGCCGCACAGCAGTAA
- the ablA gene encoding lysine 2,3-aminomutase, with amino-acid sequence MSIYTPNQKSIAESIQPDSGMQDWKNWHWQLRRTIKDIKTFEEVLGISFTPEERRQLEMTAEKFPIAITPYYASLIDRENWRDDPVFRQAFPSVNELITENWEMSDPLSEDIDSPAECITHRYPDRVLFHVSNMCAMYCRHCTRKRKVGDRDFIPDRDTLEKGLAYIRKTPEVRDVLISGGDPLMLTDSAIEWILDELSAIEHVEVIRIGTRMPVVLPYRVTEELAELLGSYPNLWLNTHFNHPREITDSSAAALRRLTSAGVPLGNQSVLLAGVNDCPYIMKKLVQKLVSNRVRPYYLYQCDLSEGLSHFRTPVGKGIEIIEALRGHTSGFAVPVYVIDAPGGGGKIPVSPNYVVSWSTNKVILRNYEGVICSYKEPDSYEPVFCDRNCETCSLVLNVTGEENPAAIGIERLMADYDDKITLVPEDTERLRRRNDDG; translated from the coding sequence GTGAGTATATACACACCTAACCAAAAGTCCATCGCCGAATCCATCCAGCCCGATTCCGGCATGCAGGACTGGAAAAACTGGCACTGGCAGCTCCGAAGAACGATTAAGGACATTAAAACCTTTGAGGAGGTGCTGGGAATAAGCTTCACACCGGAGGAGCGCAGGCAGCTTGAGATGACGGCGGAGAAATTTCCCATCGCCATCACCCCTTACTACGCCTCGCTTATAGACCGTGAAAACTGGCGGGATGATCCCGTGTTCAGGCAGGCGTTCCCCTCTGTTAACGAGCTTATAACCGAAAACTGGGAGATGAGCGACCCGCTGTCAGAGGATATTGACAGCCCGGCGGAGTGCATAACCCACCGCTACCCCGACAGGGTTCTTTTTCATGTAAGCAATATGTGCGCTATGTACTGCCGTCACTGTACCAGAAAGCGTAAAGTCGGAGACAGGGACTTCATCCCCGACAGAGATACCCTTGAGAAAGGGCTTGCCTACATCAGAAAGACCCCCGAAGTGAGAGACGTGCTCATATCCGGCGGTGATCCGCTGATGCTTACTGATTCCGCAATAGAGTGGATTCTGGACGAACTCAGCGCCATAGAGCATGTGGAGGTAATCCGAATCGGAACACGTATGCCCGTAGTCCTGCCCTATCGTGTAACGGAAGAACTGGCGGAGCTTCTCGGCAGTTACCCGAATCTCTGGCTGAACACGCATTTCAACCATCCCAGAGAGATAACGGATTCATCAGCCGCAGCCCTGCGCAGGCTCACCTCAGCCGGTGTGCCTCTGGGCAATCAGTCTGTGCTTCTTGCCGGAGTAAACGATTGCCCTTACATAATGAAAAAGCTGGTTCAGAAACTGGTCAGCAACCGTGTCCGCCCTTATTACCTTTATCAGTGCGACCTCTCCGAAGGGCTGTCCCACTTCCGTACTCCCGTGGGGAAAGGGATTGAGATTATCGAAGCGCTCAGAGGGCACACGAGCGGATTCGCCGTGCCTGTATATGTGATCGACGCACCCGGCGGAGGGGGCAAGATCCCCGTGAGTCCGAACTATGTGGTATCATGGTCAACCAACAAGGTTATACTCCGCAACTACGAAGGGGTAATATGCTCATACAAGGAGCCTGATTCATACGAACCTGTCTTCTGCGACAGGAACTGCGAGACATGCAGCCTCGTCCTTAACGTGACGGGAGAGGAAAACCCCGCCGCCATAGGTATAGAGAGACTTATGGCTGACTATGACGACAAGATAACCCTCGTTCCGGAGGACACTGAAAGACTCAGGAGAAGAAACGATGACGGATAA